GAACTGTTGAAAAAGGGCGAGGCCAAGGCGGCCCGCGTCTATCCGCCCGGCGATTTCGCCCCGCCCGCCCCGCCGCCGACACCGTCCACCAGCCGCACCTATACGCTCGTGGTCGACACGGGCGAAGGCGACGAGTTCGAGTCGACGTTGAAATTGACGCGGACCGGCGACGAGATTTCGGGCACGCTCGTCGCGCCGGACGGCGAGGAGGTTCCGCTGCGCGAGGCCTTCCTTGCCGCCGACAAGCTTTCCTTCGAGTTCACGCTCGGCTCCGGCGCCGAAGCCGTTTCGCTCCGCTTCCACGGAACGCTCCGCCGCGATACGGTCAAAGGCACGTTTCTCTGACGGCTACACGATCTCGCCGATCACTTCGCCCTGCACCTCGGTCAGCCGCTCTTTGCGGCCCTGGTGCAAATAGCTCAACTCGTCCTGATCGAGGCCGAGCTGGTGCAGGATCGTGGTGTGAATGTCGCGAAAGTGACACGGCCGCTCGACCGCTCGCAGGCCGATCTCGTCGGTGGCGCCCACCACGCAGCCGCCGCGGACGCCGCCGCCGGCCATCCACACGCTGAAGCCCAGGTTATGGTGGTCGCGCCCCTTGCCGCCCTGCGCTTCGGGCGAACGGCCGAACTCGCCGCCCCACAAGAGCAAAGTCGATTCCAACAGCCCGCGCCGCTTCAAGTCGGCCAGCAGGCCGGCCACCGGCAGGTCGGTCTGCGACGCCATGCGCAGGTGGTTCTCTTCGATGTCGTTGTGGGCGTCCCATTGCAGGTTGCCCGGCCCGCCGCCGGAAACCACCACCACGAACCGCACGCCTTTCTCCACCAGCCGCCGGGCCAGCAGGCAGCGGCGGCCATAGTCGTCGGTCGGCGCGCGGCCGATGCCGTACAGATCGAGCGTGGCTTGCGTCTCGCGGCTCAGGTCGAACACGCCGGGCGCCTCGGTCTGCATCTTGAACGCCAGGTCGTAAGCGCCGATGCGGGCATTCAACTCGTCGTCTTCCGCGTCGGCCGCGGCCCGGTTCAGCTTTCGCACCAGTTCGACCGTCTGCCGCCGGGTTTCGC
Above is a window of Pirellulales bacterium DNA encoding:
- a CDS encoding DUF1501 domain-containing protein, with protein sequence MHSCPTNTRREFIERAFCGFGSLALASLVRENAARGANPLAAKPPHVPDAKAKAVIFLFMAGGPSHIETFDPKPLLNQLDGQPRPAQFGEAKYQFIAKDARLLGTKRRFDRHGQSGIEVSDLLPNVARHVDDLAVVRSCHGDMVVHSAAQYQLFSGRTVPGFPSMGSWLIYGLGSESDSLPAYVVMPDGHGALEAGQPMYANGFLPAVYQPTMLRSGERPLRNLDLPAGVSRETRRQTVELVRKLNRAAADAEDDELNARIGAYDLAFKMQTEAPGVFDLSRETQATLDLYGIGRAPTDDYGRRCLLARRLVEKGVRFVVVVSGGGPGNLQWDAHNDIEENHLRMASQTDLPVAGLLADLKRRGLLESTLLLWGGEFGRSPEAQGGKGRDHHNLGFSVWMAGGGVRGGCVVGATDEIGLRAVERPCHFRDIHTTILHQLGLDQDELSYLHQGRKERLTEVQGEVIGEIV